aatgcggacaataataggacatgttctatatttttgcggaacggaaatacggacatacggaaatggaatgcatatggagtaacttccatttttggtgcaggcccattgaagtgaatggttccgcatactgtccgaaaaaaaaacaaacggacatggaaagaaaatacgtttgtgtgcatgagcccttacatcgCGCACAAATATCATGCTTGATAGATGTAAAACATGCTAAATAATGCCCCATGCAGACTGTGTCAATTTCACAGCATTTGGCTCATATGCATATATCAGACATAGATATAAAGCTCCATTGACCCAACGGAGGCCAAAAGAGTGTAATTTTTGCCTGTGTTTGGGTGTATAAGTTGGGTGCACACAATTTTTTTCACTGTATAGCAAAGCACAGTATACTATACAGTGATGGACTGCAAACTGCTTATTCAGAATTTGCAGCAGTTCCAGATACCTGACCTGCACCAATCTAAGTTTCGTCACATAACTGGCAAGTCATAAGAGTCTTTTTTCACGAGAATTACAAAAATAGCATTACCTTTTCGAATGGCTTCCAGCAGAACACTTCTAGCATCACTGATAACTGGGAGAGTTGATGGGTGTCTCTTAGACTCTGGCGCAACTTGAGATGGAGGGGATGAGGGCAGTAGAGGAGCATGAGAACCGGGAACAATAGAAGCGAGAGGATGTAGACCAGCAGGGACATGAGAGAGGGGTTGGACTGCAACAGGAGAGGAGGGTCGCATCCCAGGAGGAGGTAagggtggaggtggaggaggtggtggaagaCCCTGTGCCTCATTTTGGGGAAGTGGGTGTACTGGCACAGTTTCACATACTTGAGCAGAACGAGATACTGGCGGAGAGGGCTGTACAAGGGGTGGAGCTACAGGCGGTGCAGCTGGGTGAAGCACTCCAGGTGCTATCAGCAAAGGAGCTGGTGGGGGTGGCACAATAGCAGTTTGCAAGTTAGCTGTAGGTGGCGGGGGAGGTGGAGGAACAGGAGGTGGAGGAGTGGAGGATACTGATGATCGCAGAGAGGAAGCAGAAAGGGCTgatggaagaggtggaggaggtggaggaagtgGAGGTGGCGGTGGTGGTGGAGAGGGGCTCACAAACACTGCCGTTCTACCCATGGCTGGAGACTGTGGCCGGTTTTCAGACAATCCTTGTgtggcactataaaaaaaaattataataaagaaTTTAAAGGATTTTTAACAAAACACTGTAATTTATGTAGAACACATACCATATTACACTATAATGCCTTTCAGAACTTCTACTGGTCGTGTTGGATGAAATATTAATTCCTTTGTGGTCAACTTAAAGGTATCTGATCGGTGAacccgggaccccccccccccccccccgtcgatcagctgtttgagaagcctgtgagcactgcagccttcaATCTGCTTTTCTTAGGACAAGTGACGACACGTAcatatgtcacatggcctaggtgcagctcagccccattcaagtacaTTTACATTGTCATCATACTGGATTTGGGGTTTTGTAAGTACTCCACATTATGTACTTATTTTCTACATTTAACCAATAGACTAGGGCGTCATCCTTTATAAAATATAAGTTCCTTGGCTGTTCACTCTGCTCTTTAAGCTAATATACTATGCAAAATACAGTACCTGATAACAGGCATGGCTTTTCCATCTCCAGCTGCATgcattggtggtggtggtggtggctcaTGAGGTCTCACCAATACCCGGTCTTCAACCCTGTTCAGGAGATCGGTCATCTGGCTATAAGGAAGCGCAGCAAGCGAGAAGGGTCCATTTGCAGTCTCTCCATAAGCTTGTGGTCTAGTGAAAgacatttatttattcatttttttaaagctaatcctgaactcacagcattataatgagtTATTATGCTGTGCGTTCCTACCTGACTGCGGGTCTTTTGTACTATACTGACATAATGCTATGAGCACAGCACAGTAGACCCATGGTCAGCtaagaactcacagcatcataagtcATAAGGCTCACTTGaacattttgggggaaaactCCTAGACTATAGTATACAAATACTaaacaagtaaaaaataaactgtAGCTGCAGCTTTACTGCACATTTaatatccataaaaaaaatatgggcaACTTACTACTACTGTGTTGCCAGACAAGAAATGTTTCAGACTGCAGCAGTTATCAAGAAGGGATTGTGAACGGGATATCTTTTATAGATTCTTGGGTCCACCGTGCACcccactagaataaaaaaaatactgtacatGAAAAGCTCATTGATTGCAATACAACATACCTTGTCTCAAAATGAGCGGCTGGCCCATTAACAACTTCTATATGCTTGTATGTATCTATTTCATCGTCAGCCAGTTCTTGACCAAGGGCTAACTTCTGCCACTCACGACGCCGGTCATGTGGCGCTCGAGGCACTTTCTCAGGCTCATGTGGACGATCAATATTCTTTTGctgaaataaatacaaataataaaCCATTTACAATAAAGTGAATTGCTGAATCTATAGAGGGAGCTGGGCTGCGGTACGCTGGTAAGGCCACTATACAGCAGACGGAACTTTCATTGGTGGAGTAAAGGGACGGTACAACTCTTTCAATACAAAATGCACAATTGACAAACATTTGTTTCTTCTCTGAAAGAGCAATATATAATCAAAGAAGTCTGGAGTGGGAATCATTTTTGATATCTATGGGATAGTACTAATTTTTGTTATAAGTAACAAAGACAAATAATACCTTCTGCTTTCTCTTTTCTTTACGTTTGTCCTCAGTGTCCTGAATCATCTTCTCTTTCCACAAGTCAAAAAAGTAGGATGGGTTGGTGTAAAACTTTAATCCTTGCTTACCATCATCTCTATCAAAACAAAGACATAATAAGATATCAGCTTAAAGCCAAAGACTAGCTAGTCACTTTCAATTGGAAACAAACCCAAAAAATTAAGAGTAAAATTATGTTGTGAAGATCCTCTGCACTCTACCTAAAATTAGTGTTAAAATTAGGTACTTGTGATTACGATGTACAAATTATGATGCCCAACTTTTTCTTATTCAAATATACATACATAGTAACAAATAATAGATAGTCTATTTTTGTTTGGACAATGACAAACCTGACATTCTTGGCATAGTCTAAAATAGATATATTAGGCTTTGATTACATCAATGTTTTTATAAATCCGGGAAAGGAACAGACTGCCAGATTTACCATATCCGGCATTGCCGGGCACCACCatatccccattcactataatggtaaACATCAGGTTTCCATCATGAATGCTGGCTTCTGTCACAGAATGACCGCTGCATGCAGCTGTATTTTCCCAGCAGAAAGTCAACATTTATGCTGAAAacctgccagatcccattatagtaaatgggaatCTGGAGGTGCAAGATTCCAGATTTATCAAAACAAAAATCAGAACCTAgccttagatagatagataaataaataaatctatctatctatctaatacacAGTGTAACACAGcgaggggttttgtctgggaaggcaggtattttcctcccaacatgtgcggctgggctggtttccagccaggtaagatcaaataccggaccagagtttaagtgccggtccgtgttttggcagcaccttgctgtccttaaataggcagctggactcagcagctgagtctctgtgttgggatctgaggttttgtgccggactggggggctgagacccatgtgcagggggaacaggccccctaaagcctgctgtggactactggaggcagaactgccaacatgGTGTTCTGTGCAAATTGAACTTTccatttgtgtgtgaattaacaccaaagactaCAAAGTGACATGTTTTATGcaactgctgcaagtgtgaataaacttgtattttgcctccgCTTAACCCAGCTACCAAAGCGAAACCCCACAGCAGTGATGTAGTCTGTGTCCAttcaagtttaaagggaacctgtcatcatgaaATTGCAATGTTATCTGTCAGCATTATgctacaggaggagctgagcagaatgatatatagttttatgggaaaagactcagtaaaacttgtatttcattcatttatattcctgctcattctgggctttgaagtcaaggaggcggagctatcagtgattgacagcctttcctctatgactgtgtatacagagatagctgtcaatcactgataggaccgcctccttgacgtcaaagcccagaatgagcaggaatttaaataaatgaaatacaagttatattgaatcttttcccacaaaactatacatcaatctgctcagctcctcctgctctataacctgctaccTTCAgcacagacaccatgttcaacatgacaggttcccttcaaaggGAAACTCCAGAAGCAGAGGCCCATATACCACTGAACATGtaagaattaggctactttcacaatagcgtttttgctggatccggcagggtccagcaaaaacgcttcagttactgataatacaactatctgcatccgcttgagtggatccggttgtattatctttaacatatttttaacattgctaaaacggatccgtaataaactccattgaaagtcaatgggggacggatcagttttctattgtggcagattgtgccagagaaaactgatccaaccccattgacttgcattggggtcacgacggatccgttttgctctgcatccctAAGAcgtaaagcaaaatacaacatgttgcggtttgctatccgatctgggaacgcaactaaacggaacggagtgcattttggagcattccgttctgttcagttttgtccccattgacgatgaatggggacaaaactgaagcgtttttttcccgtATTGAGCcactatgacggaactcaatactggaaaactttcatgctagtgtgaaagtagccttactaatgtAAGAGAATTTGCCAAATACTACATTTGTGGCAAAGTAAACTATCTTCAGTTGTTATCTGCATTTTTAACTAAGGGTACATATCCAGCAAAGGCAATATACATGAATATTTCATAGTTATCTCTACCCAAAGTACAACAGTCCACACCAGCCAGCAATCAAGAACGATCCTATGAATTATGAATTTAATTCTAAAGCCATATACTGTATGCTCAAATAATTCCTAACAAAGCAATGACAGAACATGCACaagaaaaaggttaaaaaataaactgtTATTCTAATACACACTAATTTAACATGCCGCAATAAAGACAATTAAGCGGCAGATTAATATATGCAGTTCTTTTCTTCATCTCGTTGAGTACATTCTGGGGGAGATGAAAGACGCACAGCATCAATCTGTGAATTAAAAGAGACTGAGAGGAGGGTTCTTGGGTAGCAGTTTAACCTCACACTTGAACAGAATGTTCAAAGTACAGTACATTATTTTAATTGGCATGCCTAAATAATGggcataaaagtgtgacatctGGCGAACAGCATGTGCTCAAAGCTGCAGCTGATCCTTATGTTCAAGAccaaaaaaatgcagttttttatATTGGATAAATCTGTACAGATCCTGATAgattaaggctattttcacacttgcggccgtgtgatccggcaagcactTCCattgccgatctggatgtgactgaaagcatttgtgagacgcatccagatgcggatcagtctcacaaatgcattgcaagaacggatccccctctccgcttgtcatgcggacagacggatttGTCTTGTATCTTTTTCCACCTTTGTttccggaaggatggatccggcattccggtattttgaatgccggatccggcactaatacattcctatggggaaaaatgccggatccggcattcaggcaagtcttcagtttttttcgtcggagataaaaccgtagcatgctacggttttatcttttgcctcatcagtcaaaatgactgaactgaagacatcctaatgcatcctgaacggattactctccattcagaatgcatggggatatgcctgatcagttattttccggtatagagctcctgtgacggaactcagtgtcggaaaagaaaaacgctagtgtgaaagtaccctaacactgcATGTCACCAGGCTTAGTTTAATGTCTCATTCACACTACTTGATtagtattttttatctgcttccttAAACCAAAACCAAGAGTGTATCCTAAACACAGAAAAGATACCATGGAAACATTTAGGGTTACACAGCAACTTTTGCTGTTGAGTGACCAAAGGTCACAGTTGCTGCGATTGCAATACACCAGAAATCAAAACCTGCtggattataaaataaaaaaaaataataaagcccTCACCATTAATCTACACTCAATGACAAATtgaaaactgaattttagaaatgtttgaaaATGtagtaaaaagggaaaaaaactaaattttgaatggacataagtattcaaaccctttactatgacacttgaaatttagttcTGGGCCGTttttcttgatcatctttgagaggtTTCTagaccttgattggagtccacctgtggtaagttcagttgattggacatgatttggaaagacacagtccTGcccatataaggtctcacagctgacaatccatttcagaaaaaaaaaaaaaaaagccattaggaggaaagaactgtctgtagagctcagggacaggattgtgtgggggcacagatcgggagaAGGGTACACAAATGTTCTGCTCCACTCAAACTTCCCAAGCACAAAGCCAAGAAAACATAGAAGTGGCTTAGGAACAACTATGTGACTGTCAGTGAGTGgcacagccagagccctgacttgaacccaatcaaatatctgtggagagacctgaaaatggctgtccaacaATGGCCCCCCTCCAACCTGACAGAGTTTGAGAGGATTTGCAAAGAataacagaaaaccttcaaatcTAGGTGTTCAAACCTAACAAAAATGATGAACCTTCTTAAAACGTAAACTTTTAAGTCCAATAATACATAAATTAGATTTTAACCGTTCCCTAAAAAGTCCCTGCCTAGGGAGTGGAATAGCAACCCTGAGAAGGACGATCTCACTGTCTTCAAAACTATCCCTTCTTACCCAATTGACTTCTTTTGCCCACTGCCTACACTCGCTATACTAAATCCCTTAAAATCATGGGGTGGTATAGGGATAGTTTTGAAGACAGTGGGAttgctctccttagggctgcttTTGGCagtttaccttttttattttgcagtactATACCATTGAAAACTAACTACAAAATATTGTACTTCTGTAGCAACCAGCACAAATGATAGAACctcctatatagataggtaaTCCATTGTCCACTTACTGCTGTTGtaagggctgattcacatgaTCGTGAGCAGTCCGGGAAACTAGGTCCGCGTGTCAACGGCATCTCCCAGACAGACCATGGAGATCTTGACCTGACTGCATCATAGtagggatgcggacagcacacagtgtgctgtttgcatcttttgcggccccattgaaatgaatgggtctgcatccattccgcaaaattgcagaacggatgcggacacaaatatagtcgtctgaatgagccctggctactttcacatgtgcCTTCTGGCAGGTTGTTCTGGCAAAGAATTCCTGGAATCGTAAAATAATATGGgtgggcactcatatatggagATATTTAGGACacaatttattattaaaatatacaataaaatacaatcacaATATAAAATGGTGTGGTACAATCAATTATACTACTTTCTAGAGCTGGGGCTGATGACCCAATAAAGTCTCCACCTGATACTCTCAGGGCTGTAAGTCCCGGGAATTGGTATACTGTATTACAGGTGGGATATTGCGGTAATCAGACTCTGCTCAAATTCTGTGGTGTTACTCTATATTATCAATGATATCAGAATACCTATAAAAACACATTTCACCTGTGGTGATATAATTGGTCCCAAAAGATATACATTTGCCGCTCAGTTATCATATTGCCGATTCCTGGCTTTAAAAGTATATTTGCACGTATGAACAAAATTCCATTGTAATCAGTCTCTTTATATATCCGCAAAGAAATGTTGCAGTCTTTTTATATCGATAATGGCTATTGTATCCGGATTAAGTTACTATGATGGAAGTCCTTAGTATATGTTTCTAGTATAATTCATTCCGATCCCatagttattaaataactcaaatcattacccactatgtgggcttaccttagcCTGCAGCCTGCTGGGACTTGCGACTAAGTCCGCACTCCACACTGTATACCGGCGTCCCGGCTCTGGAGTTAagtcgcgtcccacgtgtctctcaccGCTGATTTTGGAGTTTGATTCAGTGTGAGGATCACGTACCTTCCAGGCGCGGGCTGATGACGTCTTCAGGTCTTTTTTTAGATGAAATAGAAAAAGCTCCGGTTTCTTCAAAAGTGCACTTGAATTTCTATAAACGGGGTATTTGTTCAAAGtcttacgccagacgcgtttcggggagacgctgtccccttcctcagtggcataccccgaTTCTATCTTGGCGTAAGACTTTGAACAAATACCCCGTTTATAGAAATTCAAGTGCACTTTTGAAGAAACCGGAGCTTTTTCTATTTCATCTAAAAAAGACCTGAAGATGTCATCAGCCCGCGCCTGGAAGGTACGTGATCCAAAATCAGCggtgagagacacgtgggacgcgactTAACTCCAGAACCGGGACGCCGGTATACAGTGTGGAGTGCGGACTTAGTCGCAAGTCCCAGCAGGCTGCAGgctaaggtaagcccacatagtgggtaaagaCTCGAGTTATTCAACAACTATGGGATTGGAATGAATTATAGTAGAAATATATACTAAGGACTTCCATCATAGTAACTAAATCCGGATACAATagcccaggcatggccaacctgcggctctccagctgttgtaaaactacaactcccaccatgccctgctgtaggctgctagctgtaggcagtctgggcatgctgggagttgtagttttgcaacagctggagagcctcaggttggccatccctgcaataGCCATTATCGATATAAAAAGACTGGCTACACATTGCAACATTTCTTTGCGGATATATAAAGAGACTGATTACAATGGAATTTTGTTCATACGTGCAAATATACTTTTAAAGCCAGGAATCAG
The genomic region above belongs to Bufo gargarizans isolate SCDJY-AF-19 chromosome 4, ASM1485885v1, whole genome shotgun sequence and contains:
- the WASF1 gene encoding wiskott-Aldrich syndrome protein family member 1, producing MPLVKRNIDPRHLCHTVLPRGIKNELECVTNISLANIIRQLSSLSKYAEDIFGELFNEAHTFSFRVNSLQERVDRLSVSVTQLDPKEEELSLQDITMRKAFRSSTIQDQQLFDRKTLPIPLHETYELCEHPPPLNILTPYRDDGKQGLKFYTNPSYFFDLWKEKMIQDTEDKRKEKRKQKQKNIDRPHEPEKVPRAPHDRRREWQKLALGQELADDEIDTYKHIEVVNGPAAHFETRPQAYGETANGPFSLAALPYSQMTDLLNRVEDRVLVRPHEPPPPPPMHAAGDGKAMPVISATQGLSENRPQSPAMGRTAVFVSPSPPPPPPPLPPPPPPLPSALSASSLRSSVSSTPPPPVPPPPPPPTANLQTAIVPPPPAPLLIAPGVLHPAAPPVAPPLVQPSPPVSRSAQVCETVPVHPLPQNEAQGLPPPPPPPPLPPPGMRPSSPVAVQPLSHVPAGLHPLASIVPGSHAPLLPSSPPSQVAPESKRHPSTLPVISDARSVLLEAIRKGIQLRKVEEQREQEAKHERIENDVATILSRRIAVEYSDSEDDSEFDEVEWD